The Bacillus sp. Y1 genome has a window encoding:
- a CDS encoding YncE family protein: protein MKKTIFISLLLLFSITLAACGNTANNVVEEKNTDTIKNNESNQGGKEQEKASFYYTAENGGITKIDATTNKSVKSIEIEGSVHNVQLSPNGKLIGATVVPETGEHGGHDSGHEEKTAGLALFYDAETDELISQVEVGSHPAHIVFTENMKYALVTNNEDNNVSVIDLETYKVIQNISTGNGPHGFRVAADSKTAYIANMSENTVSVIDLENMKETKKIVVGNIPVTTGITPDGKTLVATLNAEDSLAVINLDSEKVEKIQVGEGPAQVYIQSDGKYAFVANQGTPENPSNSVSKIELETRKVVATIEVGEGAHGIVTSEDNQFVYVTNMYDHTVSIIKNDDNQVIATLEVGEEPNGITIK from the coding sequence ATGAAAAAAACCATTTTCATAAGCTTGTTATTATTATTTAGTATTACTCTAGCTGCATGTGGTAATACAGCAAATAATGTGGTGGAGGAGAAGAATACCGACACGATAAAAAATAATGAATCCAATCAGGGTGGTAAAGAGCAAGAGAAAGCTTCGTTCTACTATACCGCGGAAAATGGAGGCATCACAAAAATCGACGCTACAACTAACAAGTCAGTGAAATCAATCGAAATTGAGGGTTCGGTTCATAATGTTCAACTTTCACCAAACGGAAAATTAATAGGAGCGACTGTTGTTCCTGAAACAGGTGAACATGGAGGACACGATAGTGGACATGAAGAAAAAACAGCAGGACTGGCGCTGTTTTATGATGCGGAAACAGATGAATTAATCAGTCAAGTGGAAGTCGGATCTCATCCTGCTCATATTGTGTTTACTGAGAATATGAAATATGCATTAGTAACAAACAATGAAGATAACAATGTATCTGTAATAGATTTAGAAACATATAAAGTGATTCAAAATATTTCAACAGGAAATGGACCACATGGTTTTAGAGTAGCAGCCGATAGTAAAACAGCTTATATTGCAAATATGAGCGAGAACACGGTAAGTGTAATAGATTTAGAGAATATGAAAGAAACCAAAAAGATTGTAGTAGGGAATATTCCTGTTACAACAGGGATAACTCCAGATGGGAAAACACTTGTGGCAACGTTAAATGCTGAAGACTCCCTAGCCGTGATTAATCTCGATTCTGAAAAGGTTGAAAAGATTCAAGTGGGAGAAGGCCCTGCTCAGGTGTATATTCAATCAGACGGTAAATATGCATTCGTTGCCAATCAAGGAACGCCTGAAAATCCATCGAATAGTGTATCTAAAATCGAGCTAGAAACGAGAAAAGTGGTGGCAACCATTGAAGTGGGCGAAGGTGCCCATGGGATTGTGACGAGTGAAGACAACCAGTTCGTTTATGTAACCAATATGTATGATCATACAGTAAGCATAATTAAAAATGATGATAACCAAGTAATTGCAACGTTAGAAGTTGGAGAGGAACCAAATGGGATCACCATAAAATGA
- a CDS encoding LacI family DNA-binding transcriptional regulator — translation MSITIQDIAKEAKVSISTVSRVINDSKTVSPELKKRVEEVIKRNDFKPNSLARGLITNKTNIIGIIVPDISNPVFGALTKGINSVCEQKNYTLMVCESGGKQEKEIELLKILGDKKIDGVLFAGVDVNTTLIDGMKKNEFPVVLVTQEASGGEEMLYTVVHDNIRATYDAVSFLIENNHKKIAFIGGPENDYSSGQKRLTGFQLALKENEIVVPDSYIEHGDFSFDSGYNCMKRIYEENLVLPTAVMVCNDVMAIGAIRFLKSANVSVPDDISILGFDDSEIGKYFTPELSTVRISYFDEGVKAAKTLFKLMSKKNTTIPKTQFVPHKIIRRNSVRRI, via the coding sequence ATGTCAATTACTATTCAAGATATTGCTAAAGAGGCGAAAGTTTCAATTTCAACTGTTTCAAGAGTAATTAATGATTCAAAAACAGTTAGTCCAGAATTAAAGAAGAGAGTAGAAGAAGTTATAAAAAGAAACGATTTCAAGCCTAATTCTTTAGCAAGAGGTTTAATTACTAATAAAACAAACATTATCGGAATTATAGTACCAGATATATCAAATCCAGTATTCGGTGCTTTAACGAAGGGGATTAACAGTGTTTGTGAACAAAAAAACTATACTTTAATGGTTTGTGAATCAGGGGGAAAACAGGAAAAGGAAATCGAACTATTAAAGATATTAGGAGATAAAAAAATCGATGGTGTTTTATTTGCAGGAGTCGATGTTAACACCACTCTAATAGATGGAATGAAAAAGAATGAATTCCCTGTAGTTTTGGTCACTCAAGAAGCATCAGGTGGCGAAGAAATGTTATATACAGTCGTTCATGACAATATTCGGGCAACATACGATGCGGTCTCTTTTTTAATTGAAAATAATCATAAAAAAATCGCATTTATAGGTGGACCAGAAAATGATTATTCGTCTGGGCAAAAACGACTGACAGGATTTCAGCTAGCCTTAAAAGAAAACGAAATTGTAGTTCCAGATTCATATATTGAACATGGAGATTTCAGCTTCGACTCCGGCTATAATTGTATGAAAAGAATCTATGAAGAGAATTTAGTATTACCAACTGCTGTAATGGTCTGCAACGATGTAATGGCTATTGGGGCGATAAGATTTTTAAAGAGTGCTAATGTTTCAGTGCCTGATGATATTTCTATTTTAGGCTTCGATGACTCAGAGATAGGGAAATACTTTACCCCTGAATTATCGACGGTTAGAATTTCTTACTTTGATGAAGGTGTTAAAGCAGCAAAGACGCTATTTAAACTTATGAGTAAAAAGAATACAACGATACCAAAGACACAATTTGTACCACATAAAATAATCAGAAGAAATAGTGTGCGTAGAATTTAG
- a CDS encoding ABC transporter ATP-binding protein, producing the protein MILSLEQVSIGTREKKIVDHVSLSICEGEWYALVGQSGSGKSLLSQAIGRMLSPNLQVEGKILFKDQDLLSLSPKEMRVIRGQKLAYIFQDYQGSFTPFRTIGQHFGEYQKAHGNRDSKSRKAKTIEALESVGLDEALYNRYPFQLSGGQLQRVSIALALLLSPDLIIADEITTALDSVSGHRVLELLAKRQKETGCTILFITHDWRHVRRYASRLAVMKEGKIVESGGKHRILDHPQHEYTKQLIQAAPILQRGLPSGLEEVGSV; encoded by the coding sequence ATGATATTATCACTGGAGCAAGTATCAATTGGCACTAGAGAAAAGAAAATTGTTGATCATGTATCGCTTTCCATATGTGAAGGAGAGTGGTATGCATTAGTGGGACAAAGCGGAAGTGGAAAAAGCTTACTCTCACAGGCCATTGGACGTATGCTTTCACCTAATTTACAGGTAGAGGGAAAAATACTTTTTAAAGATCAAGATTTACTATCCTTATCACCCAAAGAAATGAGGGTGATTCGGGGCCAAAAGCTTGCGTATATTTTTCAAGATTATCAAGGATCTTTTACCCCTTTTCGAACCATCGGTCAGCATTTTGGGGAGTACCAGAAGGCTCACGGGAATCGTGATTCGAAAAGCAGGAAAGCGAAGACAATCGAAGCACTAGAATCGGTTGGCTTAGATGAAGCGTTATACAATAGATATCCTTTTCAGTTGAGTGGGGGACAGCTCCAGCGCGTTTCAATTGCGTTGGCCCTTTTATTGTCGCCTGATTTGATTATCGCTGATGAAATTACAACGGCTCTTGACAGTGTATCCGGGCACCGAGTCTTAGAATTACTTGCCAAAAGACAGAAGGAAACAGGATGTACGATTTTGTTCATTACTCATGATTGGCGTCATGTGAGACGCTATGCTTCACGATTAGCGGTCATGAAGGAAGGGAAAATCGTAGAATCAGGTGGAAAGCATCGAATCCTAGACCATCCGCAACACGAATATACGAAACAGTTAATACAAGCAGCACCGATCTTACAACGAGGGCTTCCATCAGGGTTAGAGGAGGTGGGAAGTGTATGA
- a CDS encoding ABC transporter ATP-binding protein translates to MSILSVENLMKTFAGGKTAVNNLSFQLGKGECLGLVGESGCGKSTLARCLLRIESVDSGSIYLNDIAIEKLNERQLYPHRKKIQIVFQNPTAALNPKLKIKDSIMEPYEQYRKELTLSHFSYTSRDAFIQQLLEAVELPSNVANQYPHELSGGQRQRVTIARSISIEPELIVLDEPTASLDVISQGAVLTLLTELRETLHLSYLFISHDLAAVKQMSQRIMVMKDGRIVDKFNREHLFNTDRHPYTKELISIF, encoded by the coding sequence ATGAGTATACTCTCAGTGGAAAATCTAATGAAAACATTTGCTGGAGGAAAAACGGCAGTAAACAACCTTTCCTTTCAACTGGGCAAGGGAGAATGTCTCGGCCTAGTCGGTGAAAGCGGCTGTGGCAAAAGTACATTGGCTCGGTGCTTACTGAGAATTGAATCAGTAGATAGCGGCTCTATTTATTTAAATGATATAGCCATAGAGAAACTGAACGAGCGTCAGTTATACCCTCATCGAAAAAAAATACAAATCGTATTTCAAAACCCAACAGCCGCTTTAAATCCAAAGCTGAAAATAAAAGATTCCATCATGGAACCTTACGAACAGTATAGGAAAGAACTGACCCTTAGCCATTTTTCGTATACATCAAGGGACGCATTCATCCAACAGCTTCTCGAAGCGGTTGAACTACCGTCAAATGTAGCGAATCAATATCCTCATGAGCTAAGTGGCGGGCAACGCCAACGTGTGACGATTGCCCGTTCGATCAGTATTGAGCCGGAGTTGATCGTCCTTGATGAGCCGACCGCAAGTCTGGATGTCATTTCCCAGGGGGCAGTGCTCACTCTTTTAACAGAACTTCGGGAAACATTACATCTTTCTTACTTGTTTATCTCACATGACCTAGCTGCAGTTAAGCAAATGAGCCAAAGAATTATGGTAATGAAAGATGGTAGGATCGTCGATAAGTTCAACCGAGAACATCTATTTAATACGGATCGCCATCCTTATACAAAAGAACTAATATCAATTTTTTAA
- a CDS encoding aldo/keto reductase yields the protein MDMKLSINESGLAASQLIYGCMGLGGGWNRDPIQSEHITQAHEIVEMALENGINMFDHADIYAFGKAETVFGQVLKEKPTFRENMIIQSKLGIRFPDEEKGVPARYDFSKSYILDSVDGILSRLNIDYLDVLLLHRPDVLMDAREVGEAFHQLKTSGKIRYFGVSNMSAGQIRLLQSHCNEKLVVNQLEMSLDKIGWLETGVHVNQVAARDNVFPEGTLEYCQLENIQLQAWGSLAKGIYTGRDLENAGENVKNTALLVQRFAEEKQVSREAIVLAWLMKHPAAIQPVIGTTNLARIQGCVEALKVTLSRDEWYNLYVSSRGVSLP from the coding sequence ATGGATATGAAATTATCAATCAATGAAAGTGGATTAGCTGCTAGTCAACTTATTTACGGATGCATGGGACTTGGAGGTGGATGGAACCGGGATCCGATCCAATCGGAGCATATTACGCAGGCACACGAAATAGTGGAAATGGCGCTGGAAAACGGAATCAATATGTTTGATCATGCCGATATTTATGCATTTGGTAAAGCGGAAACGGTCTTTGGTCAAGTATTGAAAGAAAAACCAACATTTCGTGAAAACATGATAATACAATCGAAACTAGGGATTCGCTTTCCTGATGAGGAAAAAGGCGTGCCTGCACGCTATGATTTTTCAAAGTCTTATATTCTCGATAGCGTCGATGGCATTCTTTCAAGGTTAAATATAGATTACTTGGATGTTCTCTTGTTACACCGTCCAGATGTTCTCATGGATGCAAGAGAAGTAGGAGAGGCTTTTCACCAATTAAAAACTTCAGGAAAGATCCGTTACTTTGGTGTTTCGAACATGAGTGCCGGGCAAATCCGTTTATTGCAAAGTCACTGCAATGAAAAACTTGTTGTTAACCAATTAGAAATGAGTTTAGATAAAATCGGTTGGCTTGAAACAGGAGTCCATGTGAATCAAGTGGCGGCACGTGACAATGTGTTCCCTGAAGGAACGCTTGAATATTGTCAATTAGAAAATATCCAACTGCAAGCGTGGGGTTCACTGGCAAAAGGAATATATACAGGGCGCGACCTTGAAAATGCCGGCGAGAATGTTAAGAATACGGCTTTGTTGGTGCAAAGGTTCGCAGAGGAAAAACAAGTTTCGAGGGAAGCCATTGTGCTGGCGTGGTTGATGAAGCATCCTGCAGCGATACAACCGGTTATTGGAACAACAAACCTTGCCCGGATTCAGGGGTGTGTCGAGGCATTAAAGGTGACGCTTAGTCGAGACGAATGGTACAACTTGTATGTAAGTTCAAGAGGTGTAAGCTTGCCATAG
- a CDS encoding YdhK family protein: MKRTTLFLFSLIFAVFLAACSNNQENEQDNLNNSSEETGQEQDTSSEGHGGHEGMDHTGSGEIPEGLQVAENPKFAVGSQAIINADHMEGMDGAEATIVGAYDTTVYTISYTPTTGGEKVTNHKWIIHEEIKDAGDQPYQPGDEVTVNADHMEGMEGATAVIDSAEQTTVYMVDYTPTSGGEKVTNHQWVTESELSEK; this comes from the coding sequence ATTAAACGTACTACCTTATTTCTATTTTCCTTGATTTTCGCAGTTTTTTTAGCAGCATGTTCCAATAATCAGGAGAATGAACAAGACAATTTGAATAACAGCAGTGAGGAAACAGGACAAGAACAAGATACTAGCAGTGAAGGTCACGGAGGTCATGAAGGAATGGATCATACTGGATCAGGAGAAATTCCTGAAGGCCTACAAGTTGCTGAAAATCCAAAATTTGCAGTTGGTAGTCAAGCGATTATTAATGCAGACCATATGGAAGGGATGGACGGCGCTGAAGCAACCATTGTTGGTGCTTATGATACAACCGTCTACACTATATCTTATACACCTACAACTGGCGGAGAAAAAGTAACGAATCACAAATGGATTATTCACGAAGAAATTAAAGATGCTGGTGACCAACCTTATCAACCTGGTGATGAGGTTACCGTAAACGCTGACCATATGGAAGGCATGGAAGGTGCAACTGCAGTAATTGATTCAGCTGAACAAACAACTGTATACATGGTGGATTACACTCCCACATCAGGTGGAGAAAAAGTAACCAATCATCAATGGGTAACAGAAAGTGAGCTTTCCGAGAAATAA
- the spoIIP gene encoding stage II sporulation protein P gives MRNKNSQMVFIDLKTVFVILFFMIFLLIFMINFINIKDKFTSELLYRTINRLPTEFFLELTSNEIALLGESDIGDVSNELPSLSEFITRSVFDIRHKDITTLFGNEIPSFRTFNTEIAVAGMGTDLSNLPTESSPPLDILLKERELAGQELEESNSNQANTLPPKETGEEEIFIYHSHSWEAFLPELNGVTDPDSAVSLNENKNIIDVGKSLQEELNKKGIGSKHSTTNATEELKKKDWNYYQSYTLSREIVQQVMAQEKTIQYLIDIHRDSQPRSVTTMDISGKPYARLFFVVGKENANYDKNLSLAKELNHKLEEKYPGISRGVFVKTKDDGNGVYNQDLSSKSMLLEFGGVENTKEELDNAIKAFAEVFSEYYLDAEQVNGGPEVDGV, from the coding sequence ATGAGGAATAAAAATAGCCAAATGGTTTTTATAGATCTTAAAACTGTTTTCGTTATCCTTTTCTTTATGATATTCTTACTCATTTTTATGATTAATTTTATTAATATTAAAGACAAATTTACGTCAGAGCTATTATATCGAACCATTAATAGATTACCTACTGAGTTTTTTCTTGAGTTAACGTCTAATGAAATCGCTCTTTTAGGGGAATCCGATATAGGTGATGTTAGTAACGAATTACCATCACTCTCTGAATTTATAACCAGGTCTGTATTCGATATAAGGCACAAAGATATAACAACGTTGTTTGGTAACGAAATTCCAAGTTTTCGTACGTTTAATACAGAAATAGCAGTTGCAGGTATGGGAACAGATCTTTCAAATCTCCCGACGGAATCTTCCCCACCCTTAGACATCTTGCTGAAAGAAAGAGAACTGGCAGGTCAGGAATTGGAAGAATCGAATAGTAATCAGGCGAATACATTACCACCAAAAGAAACAGGAGAAGAAGAAATTTTTATTTACCATTCACATAGTTGGGAAGCGTTCTTACCGGAATTAAACGGCGTTACGGATCCAGATTCAGCTGTTAGCTTGAATGAAAATAAAAACATCATTGATGTCGGAAAAAGCTTACAAGAAGAATTAAATAAGAAAGGGATAGGTTCAAAGCATAGTACAACCAATGCGACGGAGGAATTAAAAAAGAAGGATTGGAATTATTACCAGTCTTATACTCTTTCTAGAGAAATTGTTCAACAAGTTATGGCACAGGAAAAGACCATCCAATATTTAATTGACATACACAGAGACTCGCAACCGAGGAGTGTCACAACAATGGATATCAGCGGGAAACCATATGCTAGATTATTCTTTGTGGTTGGGAAGGAAAATGCCAATTATGATAAGAACCTTAGTTTAGCCAAAGAACTGAATCATAAACTGGAAGAAAAATATCCAGGCATTAGTAGGGGAGTGTTTGTAAAAACAAAAGATGATGGAAACGGAGTTTACAACCAAGACCTATCCAGCAAATCGATGCTGCTTGAGTTTGGCGGTGTTGAAAATACAAAGGAAGAACTCGACAATGCCATAAAAGCATTTGCAGAGGTTTTTAGTGAGTATTATTTGGATGCAGAACAAGTAAATGGGGGTCCAGAAGTGGATGGAGTTTAA
- a CDS encoding carbohydrate ABC transporter permease, with product MKSSLQKQETRDAWIMMSPAIIILLIIAVYPIVRTFWISLHEMVLTDPGTGFPFIGLENYMKLFQDPRALASIAFTFKFTITTVVLELIIGVGAALIMNKKFKGRGLVRAAILIPWAIPTTVSALMWKFIYNDQYGLFNDVLFRLGIIDGYKAWLSTESGTFMALVITDVWKTAPFIALLILAGLQMIPNELYESAKIDGANAFQSFVKITLPMVKSTILVALLFRTLDAFRVFDLVSVMTGGANGSESVSLYAYNNLMKFLDFGYGSALSILIFIIVFIISLIYMKALGKNLA from the coding sequence ATGAAAAGTTCACTACAAAAACAGGAAACGAGAGACGCCTGGATCATGATGTCCCCAGCAATCATCATTTTGTTGATTATTGCTGTTTATCCAATCGTAAGAACCTTTTGGATTAGTTTACATGAAATGGTGTTGACAGATCCAGGTACGGGATTTCCTTTTATCGGTTTAGAGAATTATATGAAATTGTTTCAAGATCCAAGAGCATTAGCTTCCATTGCTTTTACATTTAAATTCACGATTACGACCGTTGTCCTGGAATTGATCATTGGTGTAGGTGCTGCACTCATCATGAATAAAAAGTTTAAAGGACGGGGATTGGTTCGAGCAGCCATTTTGATTCCATGGGCGATTCCAACAACAGTATCTGCTCTAATGTGGAAATTCATCTATAATGACCAGTATGGTTTGTTTAATGATGTGTTATTTAGACTTGGTATCATTGATGGATATAAAGCTTGGTTAAGTACAGAAAGTGGCACCTTCATGGCACTTGTGATTACAGATGTGTGGAAGACGGCGCCGTTCATAGCTTTATTAATACTAGCTGGACTTCAAATGATCCCGAATGAATTATATGAATCTGCCAAAATTGATGGAGCAAATGCTTTTCAGTCGTTTGTGAAAATTACTTTGCCAATGGTAAAAAGTACGATATTAGTTGCATTGTTATTCAGAACCTTAGATGCATTTAGAGTCTTTGACTTGGTTTCGGTTATGACCGGTGGGGCAAATGGATCTGAAAGTGTATCTTTATATGCGTATAATAATCTGATGAAATTCCTTGATTTCGGATATGGTTCTGCGTTGTCTATTCTTATTTTTATCATCGTCTTTATCATTAGTCTGATTTACATGAAAGCGTTAGGGAAAAATCTAGCTTAA
- a CDS encoding carbohydrate ABC transporter permease, producing the protein MDAKTKRVLKNSLFYVMVLLFLVFIMLPFIWQFLTSIKPLSEIASIPAKWFPSKINVQFYFNVFEKHPFARYLLNSFIVASITTFLSILIGASASYALARLRFKGKKVLLMAILSISMFPTISTVSPLFLILKNLGLLNTYAGLIIPYITFALPLSIWLLTNFFSQLPKSFEEAAILDGCTRMQIFFKIMLPLIKPATFSVALLVFINSWNEYIYGLTFMTDDNMRTVPVGISLFPSNYELPWGDMAAASIVVTVPLIILVLLFQKRIIAGLTSGGVKE; encoded by the coding sequence ATGGATGCTAAAACGAAGAGGGTGCTAAAAAACTCCTTATTTTATGTCATGGTCTTATTGTTTTTAGTCTTTATTATGCTGCCGTTTATCTGGCAATTTTTAACGTCAATAAAACCACTGTCGGAAATAGCATCTATACCTGCAAAATGGTTCCCAAGCAAAATTAACGTCCAATTTTACTTTAACGTGTTTGAAAAACATCCGTTTGCACGGTATCTATTAAATAGTTTTATCGTTGCCTCGATAACGACATTTTTAAGTATTTTAATTGGTGCTTCTGCCTCCTATGCTTTGGCAAGGCTTCGCTTTAAAGGAAAAAAAGTACTGCTTATGGCTATTTTAAGCATTTCGATGTTTCCGACAATTTCAACCGTAAGCCCGTTGTTTTTAATTTTAAAGAATCTGGGATTATTGAATACATATGCCGGGTTAATCATTCCTTATATCACATTTGCCTTGCCGTTATCGATTTGGTTGTTAACTAATTTTTTCAGTCAATTACCGAAAAGCTTCGAGGAGGCAGCTATTCTCGATGGGTGTACTAGGATGCAAATCTTCTTTAAGATTATGCTACCATTAATCAAGCCTGCCACGTTCTCGGTAGCCTTGCTGGTGTTTATCAATTCATGGAATGAATATATTTATGGATTAACGTTTATGACAGATGACAATATGAGAACGGTACCGGTGGGGATTTCTCTATTCCCAAGCAACTATGAACTTCCATGGGGTGATATGGCTGCCGCTTCGATTGTTGTGACCGTACCGCTTATTATTTTAGTCTTATTATTCCAAAAGAGGATAATTGCGGGATTAACATCAGGTGGAGTAAAAGAATAA
- a CDS encoding ABC transporter substrate-binding protein, which translates to MKQKVKKLLAPFVAGSLIFSLAACSGTTSSSKTDSNEPVTITFSFDQGIGKPAQQLIDEYNASQDKVKVETNILPQDANVVHDDFVNKLASGDKSVDVMAVDVVYISEFAAAGWLEDLTPHFDKSTQDKYLPGTIDAATFDEKLVSFPWFTNASALFYRKDVLEQLGVQPPTTYQGWMDLSEKAKGVNGVEYVADFQAAQSEALVCNWVEFIANNGGGVLDSSGKPIVNSENNIEATKIMADLVKNYAPEGITTYTEPESEQVFLDGKALFLRDWSGFWSQANREGSKVKDLVGVTTLPIGPNGEEPHSTLGGLNLVINKAIDEDQKEAAVDFIKYLSGEKAQKEMNLIAAQPPVLQSVYTDPEVLEVNPFYEEFYGIIMNGKARPMSPKYAKVSDAIQRNIHSALTGEVSVEKALDKTQSELEELSK; encoded by the coding sequence ATGAAGCAAAAAGTAAAAAAATTATTGGCGCCATTCGTTGCAGGTTCACTCATTTTTTCTTTAGCAGCATGCAGTGGTACTACCTCATCTTCAAAAACGGATTCAAATGAACCGGTCACAATCACGTTCTCATTTGACCAAGGGATTGGAAAACCGGCTCAACAGCTGATTGATGAGTACAATGCGAGTCAAGACAAAGTGAAAGTTGAAACGAATATATTGCCACAGGATGCAAACGTGGTGCACGATGATTTCGTCAACAAGCTAGCGTCTGGTGATAAAAGTGTAGACGTTATGGCTGTGGATGTTGTCTATATATCCGAGTTTGCTGCCGCTGGCTGGTTAGAAGATTTAACTCCGCATTTTGATAAATCTACACAAGATAAGTACCTACCTGGAACCATTGATGCGGCAACATTCGATGAAAAACTGGTTTCGTTCCCATGGTTCACAAATGCAAGCGCTCTATTTTATCGTAAGGACGTACTCGAACAATTGGGAGTACAACCGCCTACTACATACCAAGGATGGATGGACCTCTCAGAAAAAGCAAAAGGGGTGAACGGGGTTGAATATGTGGCGGATTTCCAAGCAGCACAATCCGAAGCTTTAGTATGTAACTGGGTAGAATTTATAGCAAATAATGGCGGGGGAGTATTAGACTCATCTGGCAAGCCTATTGTGAATTCTGAAAACAATATCGAAGCTACAAAAATTATGGCTGATTTAGTGAAAAATTATGCTCCAGAAGGAATTACCACTTATACAGAACCAGAAAGTGAACAAGTATTTCTAGATGGTAAAGCCTTATTTTTACGTGATTGGTCCGGATTCTGGAGCCAAGCGAACCGTGAGGGTTCAAAAGTAAAAGACCTAGTTGGGGTCACCACTTTACCAATTGGTCCAAATGGAGAAGAACCACATTCTACTTTAGGCGGTTTAAATCTAGTCATCAATAAAGCCATTGACGAAGACCAAAAAGAAGCAGCTGTTGACTTTATAAAGTATCTGTCTGGTGAGAAAGCGCAAAAAGAAATGAATTTAATTGCAGCACAACCACCAGTATTACAATCGGTATATACGGATCCAGAGGTTCTAGAAGTTAATCCGTTTTATGAAGAGTTTTATGGCATTATTATGAATGGTAAAGCAAGACCGATGTCTCCTAAGTACGCAAAGGTTTCTGATGCCATTCAACGAAACATTCACTCTGCTTTAACAGGGGAAGTGAGCGTGGAAAAGGCGCTAGATAAGACCCAAAGCGAACTTGAAGAGTTAAGCAAATAA
- a CDS encoding Gfo/Idh/MocA family protein, translated as MEKIRFGLIGSGWRAEFYIRIARAVPDKFELTEVLIRDKEKGEKFAETFGVKVVNSLDDLMKSNPDFVVLSIKRGAVTDYLIDLFRKGIPVLCETPPCETIESLEELWEQAKKYDAKIQIAEQYFLQPLYASWLKVIQDGKLGEVSNINISSLHGYHGASMIRKYLNVGFENCVMYGKRFSFDVTETYGREGMLFDGEVFSCTRDRLTLEFDNGKVAFFDFSDPAQYHSFIRTRQLTVQGGRGEIDDLTVRYLTPDNVPVTQELNRIDLGRYSNQEWSHFALMLGEEFVYKTPFKNARLNDDEIAVATCLLLMGEYLSTGKPFYSLDEALQDTYLSLMMEEALNHPNKEIRTSTRVWAEA; from the coding sequence ATGGAGAAAATTCGATTTGGACTAATAGGTTCTGGGTGGCGTGCTGAATTTTACATACGAATTGCAAGGGCGGTCCCTGATAAATTTGAATTAACAGAAGTATTGATAAGGGACAAGGAAAAAGGGGAGAAATTCGCTGAAACCTTTGGGGTAAAAGTAGTGAATTCTTTGGATGACTTGATGAAAAGTAATCCGGATTTTGTAGTATTATCCATCAAAAGAGGCGCTGTAACAGATTATTTGATTGATCTATTCAGAAAAGGGATTCCCGTTTTATGCGAAACACCTCCTTGCGAAACAATTGAATCGTTGGAAGAACTGTGGGAACAAGCGAAAAAATACGATGCAAAAATACAAATAGCCGAACAATATTTTCTTCAGCCTTTATATGCTTCCTGGCTGAAAGTCATTCAAGACGGAAAACTTGGAGAAGTAAGTAACATTAATATCTCATCGCTGCATGGATATCATGGAGCGAGTATGATTCGGAAGTATCTCAATGTCGGTTTTGAAAATTGTGTGATGTACGGGAAAAGGTTTTCCTTTGATGTGACAGAGACCTATGGACGTGAAGGAATGCTTTTCGATGGAGAGGTTTTTTCCTGCACAAGAGACCGTTTGACATTAGAATTCGATAATGGGAAAGTTGCTTTTTTTGATTTTTCCGACCCAGCTCAGTACCACTCCTTTATTCGAACACGTCAATTGACCGTACAAGGAGGAAGAGGGGAAATTGATGATTTGACCGTTCGATACCTTACACCTGATAACGTACCTGTTACACAAGAATTAAACCGAATCGATTTAGGAAGATACAGCAATCAGGAATGGTCGCATTTCGCACTGATGCTAGGCGAAGAATTTGTTTATAAAACTCCATTCAAGAATGCTAGATTGAATGATGATGAAATTGCCGTGGCTACCTGCCTACTATTGATGGGTGAATATTTATCTACCGGCAAGCCCTTTTATTCGTTAGATGAAGCATTACAAGATACATATCTTTCTCTGATGATGGAAGAGGCTCTTAACCATCCGAATAAAGAAATTAGAACGTCAACCAGAGTGTGGGCGGAGGCGTAA